One region of Sediminispirochaeta bajacaliforniensis DSM 16054 genomic DNA includes:
- a CDS encoding sensor histidine kinase has protein sequence MRKFFAALFFSLVICAPEIFCLQNLTVVGGANGNVPYEYLDDKGRPRGILVDIWDLWSKESGVEVSYLLVDNIKDVIDLAGKDTSGPIVLAHDRIPGFSDDAGRFEHGEVYYEVRPSIFYHKRISGIVRIEEMAGYVVGVAADSGIEEPLAEAYPYLVIRSYDSRQALLAAVLSHQIHLFVGYPPSIIHEIGITGNARAFRSGKALSFSMPFAPVLVKGPKELLENIQEGFSSMNAFARSLAIHRQTGFFRGWSIRWPLIAAVGLVLMVGLLFSLFWFWKLQLDNRIRQATDALVEQRRQLETSRDALAHALREKEILLKEIHHRVKNNLQIISSLANLIRNTGGTTDEGRDPFAELQSRVVSMAKVHEVIYTNEQFEQVPLRDLIKEISELLISSIGMGLAIRLSVTCDNLAINVGDATAFSLIIHEAVTNAIKHAFASGRNNILEILVREINNTVVLCIKDNGAGFPAELDFDGKNHLGLFMIKQLATQLRGELALDNCGYEGSGAQITVRFPLPEARFGGLPEGNNRDYLRR, from the coding sequence ATGAGGAAGTTCTTTGCCGCTTTATTTTTTTCTCTCGTTATTTGTGCTCCGGAGATTTTTTGTCTACAGAATCTGACGGTAGTGGGGGGAGCAAACGGTAACGTTCCCTATGAATACCTTGATGACAAGGGCCGCCCCAGGGGAATACTGGTGGATATATGGGATCTTTGGTCAAAAGAAAGTGGGGTTGAGGTTTCCTATCTCCTGGTTGATAACATCAAAGATGTCATTGATCTTGCCGGAAAAGATACATCCGGTCCTATTGTGCTTGCTCATGATCGTATCCCCGGTTTTTCCGATGATGCCGGCCGGTTTGAACATGGTGAGGTCTATTATGAGGTTCGACCTTCCATTTTCTATCACAAAAGGATCAGCGGTATTGTCAGGATTGAGGAGATGGCCGGATATGTGGTGGGGGTTGCTGCCGATTCCGGGATAGAAGAGCCCCTTGCAGAGGCGTATCCTTATTTGGTGATCAGAAGCTATGACAGCCGACAGGCATTGTTGGCTGCCGTCCTGAGCCATCAAATTCATCTTTTTGTCGGTTACCCCCCCTCAATTATTCATGAGATTGGTATCACCGGAAATGCTCGTGCATTTCGTTCGGGGAAGGCTCTTTCGTTTTCAATGCCCTTTGCACCTGTGCTGGTAAAGGGCCCGAAAGAGCTTCTGGAAAATATTCAAGAAGGCTTTTCCTCAATGAACGCCTTTGCTCGCAGTCTTGCAATTCACCGGCAAACTGGTTTCTTCAGGGGATGGTCGATCCGCTGGCCGCTAATAGCAGCGGTGGGCCTCGTTCTTATGGTTGGCTTGCTTTTTTCTCTCTTTTGGTTCTGGAAGCTTCAATTGGACAATCGCATTCGTCAGGCAACCGATGCTCTTGTCGAGCAGCGTCGGCAGTTGGAGACTTCCAGGGATGCACTGGCACATGCCCTTCGTGAGAAAGAAATTCTTCTCAAGGAGATTCATCATCGAGTTAAAAACAATCTCCAGATTATTTCAAGCTTGGCCAATCTTATCCGGAATACAGGAGGTACCACCGACGAGGGACGGGATCCCTTTGCCGAACTTCAGAGCCGTGTTGTATCGATGGCGAAAGTACATGAAGTGATCTATACCAACGAGCAGTTCGAGCAGGTTCCTCTGCGGGATCTCATTAAGGAGATAAGTGAATTGCTTATCTCTTCCATCGGGATGGGCCTGGCTATTCGTTTGTCGGTCACGTGCGATAACCTTGCCATAAATGTTGGTGATGCGACGGCTTTTTCTCTGATTATTCACGAGGCGGTGACGAATGCAATTAAACATGCCTTTGCTTCGGGGAGAAATAATATACTAGAAATTCTTGTACGCGAGATTAACAATACGGTTGTTTTGTGCATAAAAGATAATGGTGCGGGCTTTCCAGCTGAACTTGATTTTGACGGAAAGAATCATTTGGGACTTTTCATGATAAAGCAGCTGGCTACACAATTACGCGGCGAACTTGCATTGGATAATTGCGGGTACGAAGGTTCCGGTGCTCAGATAACGGTAAGATTTCCCCTGCCGGAAGCCCGCTTTGGGGGGCTTCCGGAGGGGAATAATAGAGACTACCTGCGACGATAG